ATGACCATCGTCGACTTCGCCATCCGCAGGCCGGTCACCGTCACCATGCTGGTGCTGGCGGCGCTGATATTCGGCTACGTCTCCTTCGGCCGCCTCGCGGTAAATCTGCTGCCCGATATCTCCTATCCTTCACTGACCGTGCGGACCGAGTACGAGGGCGCCGCGCCCGAAGAGATCGAGAACCTCATTTCCCGGCGCATAGAAGAAGCCGTGGGCGTCATCACCGGACTGGTCGAAGTCAGTTCCATTTCGCGCGCCGGCGTCTCCGACGTGATACTGGAGTTCGACTGGGATACGGATATGAACCTCGCGGTCATGGACGTCCGCGAGCGGGTGGACCGGGTTTTCCTGCCGGAGGACGCCGAAAGGCCGTTGCTGCTCCGATACAACCCCGAGCTCGATCCGATCATGCGGCTCGGCCTGTCCGGCGAAGACCTGATCATGCTCCGCAACCTGGCGGATTGGGAAATCCGGAGGGAACTGGAGACGATTCCCGGGGTGGCGTCGGTGCGCATGAAGGGGGGACTGGTCGAGGAAATCCAGGTGGAGATCGACGAAGCGCAGCTGACGAGGCTGGGACTCACCTTCGAGCAGATCAACCGCCGTCTCGCCGCCGAGAACATCAACCAGGCCGGCGGGCAGCTCCGGGAAGGCGACGAGGAGTTGATCGTCCGCGCGGTCAACGAGTTCCAGACG
This window of the Gemmatimonadota bacterium genome carries:
- a CDS encoding efflux RND transporter permease subunit, which produces MTIVDFAIRRPVTVTMLVLAALIFGYVSFGRLAVNLLPDISYPSLTVRTEYEGAAPEEIENLISRRIEEAVGVITGLVEVSSISRAGVSDVILEFDWDTDMNLAVMDVRERVDRVFLPEDAERPLLLRYNPELDPIMRLGLSGEDLIMLRNLADWEIRRELETIPGVASVRMKGGLVEEIQVEIDEAQLTRLGLTFEQINRRLAAENINQAGGQLREGDEELIVRAVNEFQT